GGCTTGAATATGATTGGTGCATCTCTTGCCTTCAGCATCATGCGACCCATGTGGGATTTACAACATGTTTTCCCCAGATTGGCTTTGCTAGTTGCCTTACTGATTTTACCTGAAGCATGGGATTTAATTTCTATAGATAACTTCTTAATAAAATAACAAAATCGCTATTGATATGAAAATTATTCTTTGTCCGACAGACTTTTCTTCTAATGCAACACATGCTGTTGCCTATGCAAGTGAAATGGCACTGAAAAGCAATGCCAGTTTAATACTACTGCATACATTCGAAACACCAATTTTATACAGTGATGTAGCATTTGTAACGGTACAATATGATTATAAAGTATTACATGATGCTGCAGCAAAAAAGTTGAAGAAATTCAAAGAGAAGTTTTTTGTAAATAAGTATGCTAAACTAAAGGTAGAGTTAATACTGCAACAAGGATTAGCCTCTGCACGTGTAATGGAGACAGCATCTGAAAAGAAAGTTGATATGATTGTTATGGGAACAACAGGTGGTGGTGCAGGAGAACGGTTTTTAATTGGCAGCAATGCTGGTCGTGTTGTAAAAAATGCACCTTGTCCGGTACTTCTTATTCCACCACGTGTTAAATTTAACGGGCTAAAAAAACTTGTTTATGCAACTGACCTTTCAGATGACAACCTGAACAAAGCATCAGAGCTGATTCCGTTTGCTAAGGAGTTTAACAGTGAATTGCTATTTCTGTATATTGACACAACAACTTTATCGAAAGATGAAATAGATGTCAAAAAAATAACAGATTTGGTACGTAAAAAAGTAAAATATCAAAAACAATCAGGATATGTATGTACCGATGTTTCAATTCAGAATGGCGTAAGTCACTTTCTTAAAAAATTCAAAGCTGACGCCTTAGTGATGTACACCCGACATCGAAACTTCTTCAAAGGCTTGTATAAGCCAAGTATAGCAAAAAGCGTGTCATACAACACCAAGGTTCCCTTACTGGTATTACATGAAAACGACACCCTTTTTTAACTTTACAAGGGGCTGAGATTACTCATTTATTAACTGGCTGCTATCTATAATAATACTTGTTTCTGTTACTGCTACTTTAGCGGAATAATCGTTGCATGAGGTAAATTCATGCAGCATTTCCAAATCAAACAAAAACAAATTAAATAAAAATGCAAAACTTTACTTTAAGTAAATTAGCCATGCTAATCATTGCAGTGTTGCTCTATGGGCAATCAACTGCCGGAAATAACTATTGGAAACCTGTTGAGAAGGTTTCTTTATCCGGACTGGAAAAAATGAATCGAAACACCATACCGTCAAATGCATACTATTATGAATTAAACTTGCAGCAACTGAAAAGTTTATTGCAGCAAGCACCAAATCGCGGTCAGCAATCAAACCTGATAATTGAATTCCCTGATGCTTATGGGAAAATGCAATCCTTCAAAGTTTATGCTTCACCTATAATGCCTGAAGTACTTTCAAACAAGTATCCAATGATTAAAACATATTGTGCACAAGGTATTGATGACCCTACTGCAACAATGCGTTTCAGTGTTACACAGTTTGGTTTGCATGGCATGATATTATCGGGAACTAATCCAACAAATTATATTGACACCTATACCAAGGATATAAATTACTACATCGTTTATGACAAAGCTTCTTTAGCCGGCAATGCTCGCAATTTTGAATGCCTAACCGATGAAGATGCAGAGTTACCAAGCATGACAAATTCTGTGGCTGGCATTAACAACAATACCGATGATCAGCTATTGAGAACTTACAGACTTGCATTGACTTGCACCGCTGAGTATGGAAATATTTTCGCCACCACTCCAGGTAATGAAAAAGCCGACATTTTTGCACAGATGACGATCACCATGAATCGTGTAAATGGTGTTTACGAACGCGACCTTGCAATTACAATGGAATTTGTTCCAAACAATGACACTTTGATTTATTATGGAAACACCGCACAAGATCCATGGTCTAATGAATGGAATACAAAGACAGCTCAGGTTTGTGATCAATACATTGGAGTAAACAATTACGACATCGGACATAACTTTAATACCACAGGTGGTGGCAATGCAGGATGTATTGCCTGTGTTTGTTTAAGCTCTTCACAAAGCGGTACACATAAAGGTCGTGGCATGACTGGAAGTGCCAACCCAACAGGCGACCCTTTTGACATTGATTATGTAGCCCATGAAATGGGGCATCAGTATGGTGGCTATCATATTATGAACACCTGCAGCCGAAGTGGTAGCGGCAACACAGAAGTAGAACCCTGCAGTGGCAGCTCCATCATGGGCTATGCAGGTATTTGCTCTGTAAACATACAACCACATAGTGATGATGATTTCAACTACGTTAATGTAAGAGATATTTCTGCCAATGTACAAACCGGTAGCAGCACTTGCGCAGTAACTACCGCTTTAACCAACAACCCACCTACTGCCAGTGCCGGTGCTGATTATACCATTCCCAAAGGCACAGCTTTTGTTTTAGAAGGATCTGCTACTGATGCTGATGGTATGGCATCATTAACATACAACTGGTGTCAGAACGACCCTGCACAGGCACCATCAAACAGTAGCCCACAATCAACATGGGCGGTAGGACCTTTGTCACGAGCAATAAAACCCGGAACATCTCCTAACCGTTATATGCCCAATCTGAGAAGTGTTGTACTTAAAAACTTATATCCTACATGGGAAAAAACTCCCGATGTAGCCAGAACTTTAAACTACTCTTTTATTGTTAGAGATAACGATGTGAATGGTGGACAAACAGCCTCGGATCTAATGCAAGTAACTGTTGCTAACTCAGGGCCATTTGTTGTTACTTCACAAAACACACCTACAAACTGGAATGCAGGTGCTTCAGAAACTGTAACCTGGAATGTTGCAGGAACAGATGCTGCTCCGGTTAATTCACCATTCGTAAATATTTTTCTTTCTCTCGACAGCGGATTCACTTACCCATATACACTTGCAACCAACGTACCTAATAACGGCAGTGCCAATG
This portion of the Bacteroidia bacterium genome encodes:
- a CDS encoding universal stress protein; amino-acid sequence: MKIILCPTDFSSNATHAVAYASEMALKSNASLILLHTFETPILYSDVAFVTVQYDYKVLHDAAAKKLKKFKEKFFVNKYAKLKVELILQQGLASARVMETASEKKVDMIVMGTTGGGAGERFLIGSNAGRVVKNAPCPVLLIPPRVKFNGLKKLVYATDLSDDNLNKASELIPFAKEFNSELLFLYIDTTTLSKDEIDVKKITDLVRKKVKYQKQSGYVCTDVSIQNGVSHFLKKFKADALVMYTRHRNFFKGLYKPSIAKSVSYNTKVPLLVLHENDTLF
- a CDS encoding reprolysin-like metallopeptidase, which codes for MQNFTLSKLAMLIIAVLLYGQSTAGNNYWKPVEKVSLSGLEKMNRNTIPSNAYYYELNLQQLKSLLQQAPNRGQQSNLIIEFPDAYGKMQSFKVYASPIMPEVLSNKYPMIKTYCAQGIDDPTATMRFSVTQFGLHGMILSGTNPTNYIDTYTKDINYYIVYDKASLAGNARNFECLTDEDAELPSMTNSVAGINNNTDDQLLRTYRLALTCTAEYGNIFATTPGNEKADIFAQMTITMNRVNGVYERDLAITMEFVPNNDTLIYYGNTAQDPWSNEWNTKTAQVCDQYIGVNNYDIGHNFNTTGGGNAGCIACVCLSSSQSGTHKGRGMTGSANPTGDPFDIDYVAHEMGHQYGGYHIMNTCSRSGSGNTEVEPCSGSSIMGYAGICSVNIQPHSDDDFNYVNVRDISANVQTGSSTCAVTTALTNNPPTASAGADYTIPKGTAFVLEGSATDADGMASLTYNWCQNDPAQAPSNSSPQSTWAVGPLSRAIKPGTSPNRYMPNLRSVVLKNLYPTWEKTPDVARTLNYSFIVRDNDVNGGQTASDLMQVTVANSGPFVVTSQNTPTNWNAGASETVTWNVAGTDAAPVNSPFVNIFLSLDSGFTYPYTLATNVPNNGSANVVVPAGAASQWGRVMVRGAGNIFYALNGSYINIQASEFVMNMSNSTQSVCPPNDITYNFMYNTFLAFNETTVFSISGLPAGATGTFTPATAVNDSTPVQLLITGLTPSMTGTYNLTITGTSPSVTKSTSVTLDILDVNLPAATLTLPADGSSGIASVATLTWQAALSPGTLFDIEVATDSLFTNVIASATGISTNTFTTNPLLSSTTYYWHVKSYNSCFANSFSASWSFTTNNCSNLASANVPVVIPSSGAPTVTSTLNIASAGTITDVNVVGLTGTHTWISDLTISIKSPQNTTVTLFDQICGNENDFDCNFDDAAAPGALPCPPVGGGTYKAVTPLSVFNGQQAAGNWTLTITDHFNSDGGSLNGWGLEICTTTPTGIETHLVSTAMILYPNPVKELLNMNVAGQKGEYILIEIKNIAGQVIKAIHVLANTKVSVDVQDLSAGMYFVTATGSHVETQRFIKAK